The Monomorium pharaonis isolate MP-MQ-018 chromosome 5, ASM1337386v2, whole genome shotgun sequence genome segment AGAACAAGCTACAGTCTACTTTCGCCCAATTCGCCCTCACTCTCGCTGACAAATTCGGTTGATTGTAATCAGTTGTAATACAAAGGATGATACCGATTTagtataataagtaaaataatttattgtgttAGATATGGAAAATTCTTGTATTTAagataactatatataaactataaacattacaaaaaattatttggaaaaacTGAACGACTCATTACTTTTTGAGTAACGTGTTACTTTTCAGagtcaataatttataattagttattcactttttgagagaaaaaactgtaattgtcatttttacaaaataattttctcaatcttgaataaatacatttctacGAGTTCAATTTTactctttttctttgttttgtatttcacaaaaaagttttatcttctATAATGAAACATAGTACCAAGTCTTGAAAGCGAACTGTCAaatctctttcttctctctttggAGTGCGTTTCCAACTCtgataatacaaaatacgacattttttaaatacaaatttaaatcgtgaTAAATACAGTCGTTCTTCAGTTTCCCtttgatttgttttattttcagcCCAATAGTTTTTATGTGATTTAACTGCGAAGGACGAAGCCATGCTTGTCGATGCAAGTCGATAAAGCTTGAAATAGTAtgtatattttgcataatgtATAAGACGAACAGTGGGGATGAAGAAGACGATATCCAGTATAGTATATTAACTCAAAAACACCCAACTACCGAAATTGTGTCAATAGGTCACGCGTGGAGGATCTATGAAACGTTCGGGAACTGCACACCAACTACGTGTCCTGCTTAAAATTCCAATACTTACTGTTTAGAGAACAAtcgcatattaatttttaaaaaaatctctctttttctcttccctgttaaaaagtaatatacaattttcatacgttaattgtaatgatctataaacTATGCTTgacattaaattatgtttcccgaaataaataaacgatatCGTGTAAAAGACGAATATCTCTCGAGGTGTTTCACGTAACacgtaatttttgtaaatattaacaaaacagCAATATTTGGAATTTATGTAACAGAGTGTTTCCGATCATAAGTAGTTACGACCCATTTAGCTAATTAgtgaggagagagagagaaagagagagagagagagagagagagagcaggaGCATCTGCGACACGCGGCgagatcgcgcgcgcgatgaGGTTGCCTCCTGACCGCCCTCGTGATGGGATCGATGCGGTTGCCGTGGCGACGGGACCGTCAGAGAGGGCCGAATCGCGTGCGGATGACGGCTGCTGCCGGCGAGCGGGCGGACGGGCGGACGGACGAGGGTTTCAGCCGTTTCAGCGGCGCGCACGGCACGGCGATGCAGTGGCGACGTCGCCGCCGTTGAGAGCTCGCGTACGGCTCTCGGAGGCGACCCCGTATCCGCCTCGTCCGCTGGCCGGACCGTACCCTCTTCCCCGAGGCAGCGGGCACCGCGCGCTCGTCGTTCCACGACGCCGTTCCGGGACGACGAGCGTCCGCGCCATGCGGCGACGGTGCCGGGCTCGCCGCACCAGGTCGACACGGATACGTACGGAGCGCGGCGTCAGGACGACAAGGGGATGCCCGACAGCAGCGCCGAGACGCCGTCTCCGGAGGAGACGGCGGCCAACGTCCTGCTGCTGCGACGATGGAGCGATATGCCACGGCACCTCCAATTCAATCCGCACATCCACACCGGCTACAGGCCGCTCATGACTATCCGCCAGTGCCTCGGTAGCCTTTTCTACATCCACAACGAGACCGTCAACATCCTGACGCACGGTGAGACAGGAGTCTGTCACCATTACCTTCATCATGTCATTCAAATTGAAACTGAAGCCGAATCCCTTATTTCCTTCTCGCTCTCAACAGctcgttattattttaatgctgTCTTCGTCCTGCGGTTTCGTCCCAGTACGATGGGTTCTCTCAAAAGAATTTTCGCTTTCAAAATGGAACGTTATCCAGTGAAATTCAATTGATACATTTCACTGTTGATAAAGTACAAAATCTCTTTATATCCAGAAGAAacgctttctctttctcaaaCGTATGATACAagcttgtaaaaataatttcaaaattattataagaaattatactGTCGGGCTTTGAAtcggaattaattttatatctgagctctcattaattacattttattaattattttgatcaagaaagagagaagagaggaaacagaaagaaaaagatatatatattattatgtaaaataaaacgaaataaattacTTCAAACTTTGCAAGCGAAAATTAATCGTAGGACAATTGCTATCATTACTTTTCATGCTAACAACTATATTCTGCTGCTGTTCCGTCTAAAGAATGCGTTTGTATCGCGTAGACGATTCGTTTTCCGACGATAATCCGACAATAATCTTCCGTGATTCAATTAACTAAGAAAGTAGATTAAGTCCCTTAAGGGCTTTAAAGTCAAGGTGCATACTATCAAGGCCAACTTCCGTGAAAACATCGCGCTCAACGAAGACGCATTGCGGGGTAACGAACGATCGATGAAAACGAATCCTTACAATATTTCTCCTCTGTTAAAGATGATTCATTGATAAATTCCTAATCGGTTCGAGTGTCAATCAAAACGTACATTCTAAATCATGTCCGTGAACGGCTTATCAGCCTTTACACGTAACAAAGCGATATGGGTTCGCATAACGTCGCTCGCGTTTTTACACGTAAAATAAATCGAGatacatatataagatatacatTCAAAATCGCAATTCTTTTGTGGAAAAACTAAGAGAAGAATTTATCTTGtcccttaaaatattatacgaacTATCCTTAAcacatatctttttttccaTCATTCGAAGAAGAAACTAAGAGGTTCATTCGAGCGTTCTGTTTCTGGTGGACCAGCCTGTACATAAATCTCATCTATCGACCGGTGCACGTGTGcgtgaaataaaatcttagtAGGTCAGAGTTACCTACGTggaaaaattcattaatatacACGCTTAAAATGACTTTTAAGAAAAGTAAGTGTTATGGATCCTTCTATACATTTGTCAAGCTTTTCCCGTTACtgtttttttgatttttaattgtcaatgTACTAGCACTATCAATCATTTGtaaggtaaaaaaataattaaaaaattaagcgcgttaaaaaattacaaagtttTGCTCGTTGCTTTGCAAACAAGGCGGTTCTTTAATGgaaattataaatctatacaaaaagtataattttttattgaacctgccaaaaaattcgaaatcaagaatttataaaaaaaaaatgtattatcgCCATCACCTGCACGATGTATCATTTTTCTGTCATCAAAGAATTTCATCCAAAAGATACGTTTTCTCGAAAGTATCCTGTACGAGCGATCGTGTGTTTACAGGATTCGCTATTCTGTACATGTTGGTGACTGTACCACAGCTTCTTCCATGGAATACAAAAGAGACACTCGTAGAAGTTTTGTCCTGGTGCCACTTAATCGGCGCCGTTAGTCCGTGGATTGGATCCTTCCTGTATCACCTCTTCATGAACGTAAACTACGACGAAGTTTTCTACAGAACATTGCTGAAAGTCGACATGATCGGCATATGGCTGTGCCAGAGTTTCGGTGTGTGACCTGTTTGTTAATGAAAGCCTTTTGGAATGTGGCGAAAGAACAGATGTATGACTAGAGCTTACGATTTGCAACATTATTTTacgatttatataacaaatggctcgattttacaaattattatagttgGTCAACTTCTGCttcaaagttttaaataaaaagtggctataagcaatttattatacttagaAATAGACGGTTCTCTATTTCATGCTCATTTCAGGAGCTATACCGATGATGGCAGCCGCTGTTCATTGCCTTGCCGATATCGTTTGGTATTgctgcatttttatttattgttccCTTAGTATCTGGGGACTTTTAAAGGTATTTTCTAGCTTACATATCCGATTCGTCGACGATTTCGTTCCGATAAAGCAATTTCAATCTTTATGTAATTCAGGCAATGACTGCGAGATCACCATGGGAAAGGCGTTTATGTTTTGCCCCTCCTTTCCTAATGAGAATGCTGATCATGACATTGAGGTGTTTTGGCATTGGTGGTGGATCACCCGAGGCtcttattcatataatattacaggtttattttgaataacgATGCCAGGTAGCCGTGCGTACCAAATGATATTAGAGAAACGCTGATGTAGGAATACTTTCCAGGATCTCATAGCTGTGATAGGTGCAACCATTGGCGCTCTTCGCATTCCAGAAAAGTGGATTCCCGGCAGATTGGATTTAGTGCTGAATTCCCATAACGTGATGCATGTAATGGTCGTCCTAGCGGTATGTTCCATGCATACCGCAACCTTGAAGGACCTCGCCTGGATGTCCGATCCGTCTACGTGCAATAAAACAAGCTCTCTTCCTTCGGGTCGCGAAGAATTATGATTGAATCATGAAGAACGCGACGGCTTGCTGCAGTCTGTGATAAATCGAGCCTATAACAACTGGCGAATAGTCGAGCGCTTCGACATTTGGAGACCAGAAAGTGCTGAATTCTATAATATAGATAAGTTaagaatattgaaaaaaaaaatatatatatacatattatatatatatataaaacgcaGAGTTTAATACAGAGTTACTTGATTTATG includes the following:
- the LOC105837319 gene encoding progestin and adipoQ receptor family member 4 isoform X1 — encoded protein: MPDSSAETPSPEETAANVLLLRRWSDMPRHLQFNPHIHTGYRPLMTIRQCLGSLFYIHNETVNILTHGFAILYMLVTVPQLLPWNTKETLVEVLSWCHLIGAVSPWIGSFLYHLFMNVNYDEVFYRTLLKVDMIGIWLCQSFGAIPMMAAAVHCLADIVWYCCIFIYCSLSIWGLLKAMTARSPWERRLCFAPPFLMRMLIMTLRCFGIGGGSPEALIHIILQDLIAVIGATIGALRIPEKWIPGRLDLVLNSHNVMHVMVVLAVCSMHTATLKDLAWMSDPSTCNKTSSLPSGREEL
- the LOC105837319 gene encoding progestin and adipoQ receptor family member 4 isoform X2, which encodes MTFKKRFAILYMLVTVPQLLPWNTKETLVEVLSWCHLIGAVSPWIGSFLYHLFMNVNYDEVFYRTLLKVDMIGIWLCQSFGAIPMMAAAVHCLADIVWYCCIFIYCSLSIWGLLKAMTARSPWERRLCFAPPFLMRMLIMTLRCFGIGGGSPEALIHIILQDLIAVIGATIGALRIPEKWIPGRLDLVLNSHNVMHVMVVLAVCSMHTATLKDLAWMSDPSTCNKTSSLPSGREEL